One window of the Nocardia huaxiensis genome contains the following:
- a CDS encoding RecB family exonuclease, with protein sequence MSVPAFTAPESAGTAPRKLALSPSRAIDFKQCPLKYRLRAIDRIPEPPSRMAVRGTLVHAVLEDLFGLPASERDLDRAATLIAPAWVRLSAARPELADLIAVDELEAFFAEARGLVQVYFGLEDPSAFDPQSCEEFIEAELPDGVPLRGFVDRIDRSPAGDLHVIDYKTGRAPGPDYETRALFQLKFYALVLMYKLGAPPAQLRLLYLTGGETLTYEPDAEELRRFERIVSALWEAISTAAVTGDFPPSRSWMCQFCDFKALCPEFGGTPPPYPSDGADRAVQLSLVTEHP encoded by the coding sequence ATGTCGGTACCCGCGTTCACTGCCCCAGAGTCTGCGGGCACCGCTCCGCGCAAACTCGCGTTGTCTCCTTCCAGGGCAATCGATTTCAAGCAGTGCCCGTTGAAGTACCGGTTGCGCGCCATCGATCGGATTCCGGAGCCGCCCTCGCGCATGGCGGTGCGCGGCACGCTCGTGCACGCGGTGCTCGAGGATCTGTTCGGTCTGCCCGCCAGTGAGCGAGATCTCGACCGCGCCGCCACGCTGATCGCCCCCGCGTGGGTGCGGCTCAGCGCCGCCCGCCCGGAATTGGCCGACCTGATAGCCGTCGATGAGCTGGAAGCCTTCTTCGCCGAGGCGCGCGGCCTGGTGCAGGTGTACTTCGGGCTCGAGGACCCGTCCGCCTTCGACCCGCAGTCCTGCGAGGAATTCATCGAGGCCGAGCTGCCCGACGGCGTCCCGCTGCGCGGCTTCGTCGACCGCATAGACCGCTCCCCCGCCGGAGATCTGCACGTCATCGACTACAAAACCGGCCGCGCCCCCGGCCCGGACTACGAAACCCGAGCCCTCTTCCAGCTCAAGTTCTATGCCCTGGTCCTCATGTACAAGCTCGGCGCACCGCCCGCGCAACTACGCCTGCTCTACCTCACCGGCGGCGAAACTCTCACCTACGAACCGGATGCCGAAGAGTTGCGCCGCTTCGAGCGCATAGTCTCCGCCCTCTGGGAGGCCATCAGCACCGCCGCCGTCACCGGCGACTTCCCACCCAGCCGCTCCTGGATGTGCCAGTTCTGCGATTTCAAAGCCCTCTGCCCCGAATTCGGCGGCACCCCACCGCCTTACCCGTCCGACGGCGCCGACCGCGCGGTCCAGCTCTCCCTCGTCACCGAACACCCCTGA
- a CDS encoding tRNA (adenine-N1)-methyltransferase, whose translation MTARRTGPFQIGDRVQLTDAKARKFTVILEAGKEFHTHAGHIAHDDLIGADEGCVVTSAKGTPYLALRPLLTDYVLSMPRGAAVIYPKDAAQIVHEGDIFPGAKVLEAGAGSGALTCSLLRAVGPEGKVISWEIREDHAEHAVKNVERFFGERPDNWELTLGDVAEYSGEQVDRVILDMLKPWDTLDAVSKALIPGGVLMVYVATTTQMSEVTEHLRRQGCWTEPRAWESMVRGWHVVGLAVRPEHRMQGHTAFLVSARRLADGVTAPKPQRRPSKG comes from the coding sequence ATGACGGCCAGACGGACCGGCCCTTTCCAGATCGGTGACCGGGTACAGCTGACCGACGCCAAGGCGCGCAAGTTCACGGTGATCCTGGAGGCGGGCAAGGAGTTCCACACCCACGCCGGGCACATCGCGCACGACGATCTGATCGGCGCGGACGAGGGCTGTGTCGTGACCTCCGCCAAGGGCACTCCCTACCTGGCACTGCGCCCGCTGCTCACCGACTACGTGCTGTCCATGCCGCGCGGTGCGGCGGTCATCTACCCCAAGGACGCCGCCCAGATCGTGCACGAGGGCGATATCTTCCCCGGCGCGAAGGTCCTCGAGGCCGGCGCGGGCTCGGGCGCGCTCACCTGCTCGCTGCTGCGCGCGGTCGGCCCCGAGGGCAAGGTCATCTCCTGGGAGATCCGCGAGGACCACGCCGAACACGCGGTCAAGAATGTCGAGCGATTCTTCGGCGAACGCCCCGACAACTGGGAACTCACCCTCGGCGATGTCGCCGAATACTCCGGCGAGCAGGTCGACCGCGTCATTCTCGACATGCTCAAGCCGTGGGACACCCTCGACGCCGTCTCCAAGGCCCTGATCCCCGGCGGCGTCCTCATGGTCTACGTGGCCACCACCACCCAGATGTCCGAGGTCACCGAGCATCTGCGCCGCCAGGGCTGCTGGACCGAACCCCGCGCCTGGGAATCCATGGTCCGCGGCTGGCACGTCGTCGGCCTGGCCGTGCGTCCCGAACATCGCATGCAGGGCCACACGGCGTTCCTGGTGAGCGCCCGCCGCCTGGCCGACGGTGTCACCGCCCCCAAGCCGCAGCGCCGCCCCTCCAAGGGCTGA
- the arc gene encoding proteasome ATPase, whose amino-acid sequence MSPIEHSDSAAWRELEAVRAEAAALRRQLADSPDRSRELEARIDSLTIRNTKLMDTLKEARQQLVALREEVDRLGQPPSGYGVLIGVYDDQTVDVFTSGRKMRLTCSPNIDTSTLTYGQTVRLNEALTVVEAGLFESIGEIGTLREILDDGRRALVVGHADEERVVWLAGPLAELVDADIMDDPDQPIRKLRPGDSLLVDTKAGFAFERIPKAEVEDLVLEEVPDVDYHDIGGLSRQIEQIRDAVELPFLHKDLFREYALRPPKGVLLYGPPGCGKTLIAKAVANSLAKKIAEARGEDAKEAKSFFLNIKGPELLNKFVGETERHIRIIFQRAREKASEGTPVIVFFDEMDSIFRTRGSGVSSDVETTVVPQLLSEIDGVEGLENVIVIGASNREDMIDPAILRPGRLDVKIKIERPDAEAAQDIFSKYLIETLPLHSEDLGEFDGDHAKCVQAMIEKVVERMYAESEDNRFLEVTYANGDKEVLYFKDFNSGAMIQNIVDRAKKYAIKSVLETGNPGLRIQHLFDSIVDEFSENEDLPNTTNPDDWARISGKKGERIVYIRTLVTGKNASASRAIDTESNTGQYL is encoded by the coding sequence ATGAGCCCCATCGAACATTCGGATTCGGCAGCCTGGAGGGAACTCGAGGCGGTACGTGCCGAGGCGGCTGCACTCCGGAGGCAACTCGCCGACTCGCCGGATCGGTCAAGGGAATTGGAAGCGCGCATCGATTCGCTGACAATTCGCAACACCAAACTGATGGACACCTTGAAGGAAGCCCGCCAGCAACTGGTGGCGCTTCGTGAGGAAGTGGATCGCCTCGGCCAGCCACCTTCCGGCTACGGTGTGCTGATCGGGGTGTACGACGATCAGACGGTCGATGTGTTCACTTCCGGGCGCAAAATGCGGCTGACGTGTTCGCCGAATATCGACACCAGCACACTCACCTACGGTCAGACCGTGCGACTCAACGAGGCGCTGACCGTCGTGGAGGCCGGGCTGTTCGAGTCGATCGGCGAAATCGGCACGCTGCGTGAGATTCTCGACGACGGACGCCGCGCCCTGGTGGTCGGCCACGCCGACGAGGAGCGCGTGGTCTGGCTGGCCGGCCCGCTGGCCGAGCTCGTCGACGCCGACATCATGGACGATCCCGATCAGCCGATTCGCAAACTGCGCCCGGGTGATTCGCTGCTCGTCGACACCAAGGCCGGTTTCGCGTTCGAGCGCATCCCCAAGGCCGAGGTCGAGGATCTCGTGCTCGAAGAGGTGCCGGATGTCGACTACCACGACATCGGTGGCCTCTCGCGCCAGATCGAGCAGATCCGCGACGCGGTGGAACTGCCGTTCCTGCACAAGGATCTGTTCCGCGAGTACGCGCTGCGCCCGCCCAAGGGTGTGCTGCTCTACGGTCCTCCCGGTTGCGGTAAGACGTTGATCGCCAAGGCCGTTGCCAACTCCCTCGCCAAGAAGATCGCCGAGGCGCGCGGTGAGGATGCCAAGGAAGCCAAATCGTTCTTCCTGAACATCAAGGGCCCCGAGCTGCTGAACAAGTTCGTGGGTGAGACCGAGCGCCACATCCGGATCATCTTCCAGCGGGCTCGCGAGAAGGCGTCCGAGGGCACCCCCGTGATCGTGTTCTTCGACGAGATGGACTCGATCTTCCGCACCCGTGGTTCCGGCGTCTCCTCCGATGTGGAGACCACCGTTGTTCCGCAGCTGCTTTCGGAGATCGACGGCGTCGAGGGCCTGGAGAACGTCATCGTCATCGGCGCCTCCAACCGCGAGGACATGATCGACCCGGCCATCCTGCGGCCCGGCCGCTTGGACGTGAAGATCAAGATCGAGCGCCCGGATGCCGAAGCCGCACAGGACATCTTCTCGAAGTACCTGATCGAGACGCTGCCCCTGCACTCGGAGGATCTCGGCGAGTTCGACGGCGACCACGCCAAGTGCGTGCAGGCCATGATCGAGAAGGTCGTGGAGCGCATGTACGCCGAAAGCGAGGACAACCGCTTCCTGGAGGTCACCTACGCCAACGGTGACAAGGAAGTCCTGTACTTCAAGGACTTCAACTCCGGCGCCATGATCCAGAACATCGTGGACCGGGCCAAGAAGTACGCCATCAAGTCGGTGCTCGAAACCGGTAACCCCGGCCTGCGCATCCAGCATCTGTTCGATTCCATCGTGGACGAGTTCTCCGAGAACGAGGACCTGCCCAACACCACGAATCCCGATGACTGGGCCCGCATCTCCGGCAAGAAGGGCGAGCGGATCGTCTACATCCGCACCCTGGTCACCGGCAAGAACGCCTCGGCCAGCCGGGCGATCGACACCGAATCGAACACGGGCCAGTACCTGTAA
- a CDS encoding TIGR03086 family metal-binding protein has translation MSRPSEDAMNLDHLFRAIDQIGTLVARVRPEQAADPTPCASWNVHDLVNHVVDETYRFAESTATGSRGPSDGDHLTGDWVSAFDQAAESLRAAWQSPGAVDRVHRFPGGEVPAAWAIGQQATEFAIHAWDIAKATGQSTDLDPELGELAMDWARQNMVPQIRGDESGGFHIAQAVTVSEDASLYDRLAAFGGRQP, from the coding sequence GTGAGTAGACCTTCGGAGGATGCCATGAACCTGGACCACCTGTTCCGCGCTATCGACCAGATCGGCACGCTCGTCGCGAGAGTGCGACCCGAGCAGGCCGCGGATCCGACGCCCTGCGCCTCGTGGAATGTGCACGATCTGGTCAACCACGTCGTCGACGAGACGTATCGGTTCGCCGAGTCGACGGCCACCGGAAGCCGCGGCCCGAGCGACGGGGATCATCTGACCGGAGACTGGGTTTCGGCCTTCGACCAGGCCGCCGAGTCGCTGCGCGCGGCGTGGCAGAGCCCCGGCGCGGTGGACCGCGTGCACCGGTTCCCCGGTGGCGAGGTGCCCGCGGCCTGGGCGATCGGGCAGCAGGCCACGGAGTTCGCGATCCATGCCTGGGATATCGCGAAGGCCACCGGTCAGTCCACCGATCTGGATCCGGAACTCGGCGAGCTCGCGATGGACTGGGCGCGGCAGAATATGGTCCCGCAGATCCGGGGCGACGAATCCGGCGGATTCCACATCGCACAGGCGGTCACCGTGAGCGAGGACGCGTCACTGTACGACCGCCTGGCCGCATTCGGCGGCAGGCAGCCCTGA
- a CDS encoding serine/threonine-protein kinase: MELAEGMVFAGYRIERKLGAGSSGTVYLAQHPRLPRKDALKILFEGSGVVADLPGKFLRDADLAARLNHPNLVAVRDRGVEGGRLWIAMQYVHGPDLAELIRWAGGGLDPARVVAIIAEAAQGIDEIHSAGLLHRDVKPANILVAAEPGATERVYITDYGIGAALADSVHGIAPAEAATPAYAAPERIRAETIDHRADVYALGCTLFHALTGTAPFPRDNTAAIMYAHLHEAPPRVSDRKPGVAPGFDSVVARAMAKDPRDRYASCGELAAAAVAALTASVPDSAGSGHAGPGAGQRNRRRYRLPIALGAAVILLASVIGLAVAFGAGESGRGVESRVAVPVTGTTEAREWGEVGYIVTAFPDVLPPLPGGAGYQDVTTCFAAKPGGERVLLTTKLPVAELNCVGDLNPVWNMTITCNADRTPILPDELLAEVEGHESWRRGSGSGNIFWGRGVFPEMNAATSGKAASILDVYFDDPSRNFCRMRVFGDLASGSELRTRWWLGAPV; this comes from the coding sequence ATGGAACTCGCCGAGGGCATGGTGTTCGCGGGCTACCGCATCGAACGGAAACTGGGAGCGGGGAGCTCAGGAACGGTCTACCTGGCCCAGCACCCCCGGCTGCCCCGCAAGGACGCGCTGAAAATCCTGTTCGAGGGGTCCGGGGTGGTCGCGGACCTGCCCGGAAAGTTCCTGCGGGACGCGGATCTGGCCGCCCGGCTGAATCATCCGAACCTGGTGGCGGTGCGGGACCGGGGTGTCGAGGGCGGACGCCTGTGGATCGCCATGCAGTACGTGCACGGTCCGGACCTGGCTGAGCTGATTCGCTGGGCGGGGGGTGGTCTCGACCCCGCCCGTGTGGTCGCGATCATCGCCGAGGCGGCGCAGGGTATCGATGAGATTCACAGCGCCGGGCTGCTGCATCGAGATGTGAAGCCGGCCAACATTCTGGTGGCGGCGGAGCCCGGCGCCACGGAACGGGTGTATATCACCGACTACGGAATAGGTGCGGCGCTGGCCGATTCGGTGCATGGCATCGCGCCGGCCGAGGCGGCGACTCCGGCATACGCGGCCCCGGAGCGGATCCGGGCGGAGACCATCGACCACCGCGCGGATGTGTACGCATTGGGCTGCACGCTGTTTCACGCCCTCACCGGCACCGCGCCTTTCCCGCGCGACAACACCGCCGCGATCATGTACGCGCACCTGCACGAGGCTCCGCCCCGGGTATCGGATCGGAAGCCAGGCGTGGCACCGGGGTTCGATTCGGTGGTCGCCAGGGCCATGGCCAAGGATCCGCGGGATCGATACGCGAGTTGCGGAGAGCTCGCCGCGGCGGCAGTGGCCGCGCTGACCGCGAGTGTGCCTGATTCCGCTGGTAGCGGACATGCCGGACCCGGAGCGGGACAACGAAATCGGCGGCGGTATCGGTTACCGATCGCACTGGGTGCGGCGGTGATTCTCCTTGCCTCGGTGATCGGTCTCGCGGTGGCCTTCGGCGCGGGAGAGTCCGGCCGCGGGGTCGAATCGCGCGTGGCCGTACCCGTCACCGGGACAACAGAAGCCCGGGAATGGGGTGAGGTGGGGTATATCGTCACGGCTTTTCCGGACGTGCTGCCGCCACTCCCGGGTGGCGCCGGTTATCAGGATGTGACGACCTGCTTCGCGGCGAAGCCGGGAGGGGAGCGAGTACTTCTGACCACGAAACTTCCGGTCGCGGAACTGAATTGCGTCGGAGATCTGAATCCCGTCTGGAATATGACGATCACCTGCAATGCCGATCGAACGCCGATCCTGCCTGACGAACTCCTGGCGGAGGTGGAAGGCCATGAGTCATGGCGCCGGGGCTCCGGCAGCGGAAACATCTTCTGGGGCAGGGGCGTCTTTCCGGAGATGAATGCCGCGACCAGTGGGAAGGCAGCCTCGATCCTCGACGTGTACTTCGACGACCCGTCCCGGAACTTCTGTCGCATGCGGGTTTTCGGGGATCTGGCCAGCGGCAGTGAGTTGCGCACCCGCTGGTGGCTGGGCGCACCGGTGTAG
- the hisG gene encoding ATP phosphoribosyltransferase, whose translation MLRVAVPNKGSLSEAAVNILAEAGYRGRKDARDLSVLDPANQVEFFFLRPKDIAIYVGSGELDLGITGRDLALDSGAPVQERLSLGFGRSTFRYAAPAGPDWKVEDLYDKRIATSYPNLVLSDLQRRGIQAEVIRLDGAVEISIQLGVADAIADVVGSGRTLRQHNLVPFGESLCDSEGVLIEAKGADQKDKARNQLVARVQGVVFAQQYLMLDYDCPKSLLEEAIKITPGLESPTVSPLTDPEWVAIRALVPRKNGNELMDQLADLGAKAILATDIRSCRAF comes from the coding sequence ATGCTCCGCGTCGCCGTACCCAATAAGGGCTCGCTGTCCGAAGCGGCCGTCAACATCCTCGCCGAGGCCGGTTACCGCGGCCGCAAGGACGCCCGCGATCTGAGCGTCCTCGACCCGGCCAACCAGGTGGAGTTCTTCTTCCTGCGGCCCAAGGACATTGCCATCTACGTCGGCTCCGGTGAGCTGGATCTCGGCATCACCGGCCGCGACCTCGCGCTGGATTCCGGTGCGCCCGTGCAGGAACGCCTGTCGCTGGGCTTCGGCCGCTCCACCTTCCGCTACGCCGCCCCCGCCGGGCCGGACTGGAAGGTCGAGGACCTCTACGACAAGCGCATCGCGACCTCCTACCCGAACCTGGTGCTCTCGGATCTGCAGCGCCGCGGCATCCAGGCCGAGGTGATCCGCCTCGACGGCGCGGTCGAGATCTCCATTCAGCTCGGCGTGGCCGATGCCATCGCCGACGTGGTCGGCTCCGGCCGCACCCTGCGCCAGCACAACCTGGTCCCCTTCGGCGAATCCCTGTGCGACAGCGAGGGAGTCCTCATCGAGGCCAAGGGCGCCGACCAGAAGGACAAGGCCCGCAATCAGCTGGTCGCCCGCGTCCAGGGCGTGGTCTTCGCCCAGCAGTACCTCATGCTGGACTACGACTGCCCCAAGTCGCTGCTCGAAGAGGCGATCAAGATCACGCCCGGTCTGGAGTCGCCGACCGTCTCCCCGCTCACCGATCCCGAGTGGGTGGCCATCCGCGCCCTGGTGCCGCGCAAGAACGGCAACGAGCTCATGGACCAGCTCGCCGACCTCGGCGCGAAAGCCATCCTGGCCACCGACATCCGGTCCTGCCGCGCGTTCTGA